Genomic segment of bacterium:
CTGAATAACCGACGTGCGGCAGCGGCGGTGCTGTGCGATGATCTCGTCCGCTCGCTGTTTGGCGGTCAATAGAAAGCTGGATACCCCCGGCGGAACCACCCGCGCGATCTCGGCAATCAACGGCTCAGGAATAACTCCCGGTCCGCTCGGCATATCGGAGACCAGCCCCAACGCCGCCGCGCCCGACCGCACCGCCAGATGTGCTTCCTCGACCGAGCTGATACAGCAGATTTTAATTCGGGGAATCAACGGTAAATTCGCACGCTCCTTTTCAGTACTAAATTACTCATTTCCCGCTGATATGCAATCGGAATTATTCATTCGAGGCCAAACACAAAGCGCCACCCCCGCCGGGTGGCGCTTTGTCGTTTCACACGTGATCCCCCAAGACGTGACAGGAGAGGAGACAAGAGCCTGCCGCCGTTTGGTTCTCTTCGTGCTACTTTCGTGCCTTATCGTAGTTCGCGCCGATCTTGTCCCAGTCAAGATTCTTCACGAACGCATCTATGTAAGCCCCGCGATTCACGCTATAGTCGAGGAAGTAGGCGTGCTCGTAGACGTCGAGGGCAAGCATTGGATGAAGATCCCATGACAGATAGGTGTTCTGTGAGTCCCCCACCCAATTGACAAGCCGCGAAGCCGCCGGGAACCACACCGTCCACGCCCAGCCGCGACCGGCCAGACCGGAAGCCTTGAGATCCTTGACAAATGCTTCGTAGCTTCCGAAATCCTTCTCGATCTGCTTCTTCAGCTCGCCCTTCGGTTCACCCCCGCCGCGTTTCAGGTGCGAGAAGTAGATCTCATGATTCTGCATACCCCCGACGGCGAAACTTAGTTCCACCTTCAGGGCGCGCGCATCACTGAATACTTGATTAGCCGTGGAGAGGTCTACCTTGGCCAGTTTCTCCATGACTTCATTGGATTTATTGACATAAGCATTGTATAGCTTGAGATGCTCTTCCACGGTCTTCTTCGAGATTCCCTCCAGATCGAGGATGCCGGGACCGAAATCTTTGGGTGTAAACAACATGGGTGCCTCCTGCTGAAAAGTTGCTGAATACGACTGATTGTGTCCAATTGACCTTTACACGCTCGGCTTTGCCGGAAGGTTCCGTTCTTTCCGGAGGGTGTCCTGCAATTCCGAAATGTCCCGCATACCACGAGGAGCCGGTTTGCAACGAATTTACTTGCTCTAACTTACTCAAATATGCTTTTCGTTGTGGTGATTCGGATACATAGAATTGCGCTTTGACATAAAATCGCTCTATCATTGCCGTTCGAGGCACAACATGGAATGCTTCTTGCGAATCGGCAGGAGGTGGTTATCGTTCACTCTCTTCAACCACCTAATTTCTTTTCTACACAATCGGCTATTAGATCAACCTATCAAGACCTATGTCTGGAGACCGCTGGACACGAGGATTGACGGAGGCGCGCCGGGCCTTAGCCGAGGAGCGCAACCATGACGCACAGGCACTGTTCACCATCCTGCTCGACTTTGCCTTCAAGCACTATGGCCCGACCGATCCACGAGTGGGCATGAGCCATCAGGGACTGGGAGAAGCCTACGAAGCAACGGGGCGGGAAGCCGACGCGGAGAAACATTACAAGTGCGCATTGTCCTGCTTCGAGAAGAAGCCGGGAGCTCAGCATCCGCAGACTCTCGGTTTGATTGCGGCCCTGGGGGGATTCTACCGCCGCACCGGCAGCCACTCTCAAGCCGAGATGTTGCTCCAGAAAGCGATTCACGGTCTGGAACAGATTCCGGGGCCGCCCAGCGAGGAGCTGATTAACGCTCTCAGCCAATTGGCGGGCCTGTACTGTGAGACGAAGCGGAAATCGGAAGCCGAACCGATCCTCGAACGAGTGGTGGCTTTACGGGAGGGCGCGCTTACACGGGATCGCAGCGAATCGGTGAAAGCACTCTCGGAATTCGCCGACCAGCAGATGCAGCGGCGCAACTACTGTGAAGCGCAGCTCCTGCTCGAAGAAGCGCTGTCGGTAGTGGAACAGACACTGGGCGAGACCCACGGTGAAGCGGCGGAACTCCTGGAACGAATCGGCCGGGCCGCCATAGCGGGATTCCGTCACGATGAAGCCCTTCCGTTCATCGAGAAACTGGTGGTGGTGCAACGAGCGAACTTCGGCGAGCGATCCGACGAGATGGCCGCCGCCCTCCGCTTGCTCGGTTCGGCATCCTACGGGGCCGGTAAACAGGCGGAAGCGATCGGGATCTACGAGCGGGTTCTGGAGATTTCGAAGGCGATTCATGGACCCGCGTCTTTGCCGGTCGCTTCCGATCTGCACAAACTGTCTTTGCTCTACGCCTCGCCGGGAACCTACGCGAAAGCGGCGAGCTGTGCCGAGCAGGCTCTCAAACTCCGCGAGAAACATCAAGGCGTCCACCACCTTGAAGTCATTTCATTAATGAAAGACCTGGCCGATATCTACGCCAACTCCGGGCAACAGGATATCGCCGAGGAGATCGAACTGAAGGCCCGCGACCGCCTCCGCAACGTGCAACTCAGTACCGCGCCCTCGAGCGCAGACCCGGCAACACCGGCCGATTCGGATCCCCTCGTCAGTAAGACGGCTGTAAAAGCCGGCTGAACGTTATCAACCCGCCAGTAAATGGAAGAAATCGGGGCGCATGCGCCCTGCCTTTTTCCGCACCCCAATCCCGTTAGTCCATTGCCGGATGAAATGCGGGTCGCGACCTCGCAACGGATGCGTCACACCTCATGGACAGTTCTGTCATACCGACCCTCTACTAATTCTGGTATGCCTGTTGCCGTAGACTATCCATGCGGGAATAGTTGTGTTCAAATGAGCCGAAAACCGCCATGCAGTGTTTTGCATAAGGTTCATTTGACGACAACGTACCGGATTCTGGGCGTAGTGCACTGATGGCTAATAATGCCGATCCGATGGTATCCTATCAACCCTGAGGGGATTAACGATGGTTGACCGATTCTGGTCCAACGCGAGCACACACGCAGCGGCTGCCCTCTCCGAGGGGCGGTACGGTGACGCTCGAGCCATCTATGAGGTTTTGCTGGTGTTCGTTGAGAAACAGCACGGCAGCACGGACCTGCGAGCTGCCGGTTGCCATCAAGGGCTGGGCGAAGCCCTTGAGGGTCTCGGCGAAATGAGCCAAGCCGAGCGGCACCTCAAACGGGGTTTAACGATTCTCGAACGACGGTTGGGCGCGCTCCATCCGATCACGTTGCGGGTCACCACCGGTCTGGGAGTCTTCTATCGCCGCAACGGACAGATTCCCCGAGCCGAGATGACGCTGCGCAAGGCGTTGCACGGTTGGGGACAGATCAACTCCGCCCCCGATCTCGACGTCTGCGAGACTCTCGATCAGATGTCGAAATTGTACATGCAGATTGGACAGGTTCGCGAGGCCGAGCGGTTTGCCGACAAGTCGGCGCTGATCCGGCAGCGCGCCGCCGCCCATAGCGCGGAACAGATGCTGAAGGCTCTGTTGGATTTCGCGGAACGGCAGAGTCACAAACGAAACCACGAGGAAACCGAGAATCTCCTCAAGGAAGCGTTGGCCATCACCGACTCGATGAGGAAGCCGAACAACCTGCAGGCCGCTGAGATTCTCACGTGGCTGGGTTGCCTGGCCATGACCGCCTTCCGCTTCGAGGAAGCGGTGTCGCACTTCGAGCGCACACTGTGTATCCTCTGTGGAAATCTGGGCGATCAGGACAAGACGGTAGCCGGCACGCTCCGGCTCTTGGGCAGCGCCTATTGGATGACGGGACAAGGCCAGCGGGGAGCTACCTGCTATGAAGAAGCGCTGGAAACGGCCAAGCGGATCTGCGGGGAAAGATCGGCAATGGTGGCCGCTGACCTTCACAAGCTGGCATTGATCTATCTAAGCATCGGCGATCTGGCCAAGGCCGAGGAGAAGATGATGGCCGCGCTGGCTCTTCGTGAAGAGCTCCACGGTCGCCAGCATCTTAATGTGGTGGCCGTACTTAAAGACCTTGCCGACATCCGCTCCGCCCAGAGCCGAGCGCAGGAAGCCGGTGAGCTGCTGATCCGTGTGCGGGATACGCTCCGATCGGCGAGCGAAGCCGCGCGAACCGGCGCTCCCATCGCCACATAGCACCTCGCCTCTCTTATCCACCTGCAAGCCGCACGTTACTCCCCTTCTCCGACGCACGACACTTCTTCCTGTCCGTAGCACGGCCATAAACAACTCACGTTCGTCGCGACTCTCACGTCTTCATTTTTTTCTCAAGACCAGTGCAGACTATTGACAAATGCTGATAGATACAGTAATGTTTAGACTACAAACCATTGCGTGCAGGTCCCTGGGGCCGGGTTCGCCCACCCCGACGGACTGAATCTCCCTTCCTTCAGCGATCCCCCCCCTCGCTCCTGCGCACGCACCTTCCCAAAGAAAAAACCACGTGTGAAATTCTACGAATGATGAACGAGTCTTCGTGAAGTTTTGCTCGTGCAGAAATCCCACCTGAATAATCCTTGCTCAGAGGAGGAATCATGCTCTTTTTGAGATCCTTCTTTCTCGGAGGCTTGATCTTCGGCCTCGCTATTCTGCCGGAAGCTTGGGCCCATTGGGTCGAAAAGGCCGGTTACATTGACTACGCTCAGCACCAGGCTGCCGACTGCACCGTAGTCCTGCGGGACGGCATGCCGGATTTCGACCAGCGGCAGGATGGCTGGCAGAACGCCGTTCCACAATGGAACTGGTGCGGACCGCTGGCCGCCGCCAACTGTCTCTGGTGGTTTGACTCGAAACTCGAAATGGTGAAATGCAAGTCTCTCCCCTCGGGCAGCGAGGTCCGACCGCCGACGATCAGCGACCACTATAATCTCGTGCGTTCGCTGGTGGCCGGTGTTGACGACCATGATCCGAGGAACGTAGTTCCGTTTATAAGTACGTTAGGAGCATCCTTCCCGGGCGGCGTCCCCGCCACGGGAATGAACGCCGCGCAGATTCGCACGATGATTGACAACTACCTGTCTTCGGCGATGGTCAACCTCTGGGGACACTATAGTATCCGAGTCTACATGATGCCCTCGTTCGAGTGGATCTATGCCCAAGTGGACAGCAGCCAGGATATCCTTCTGCTGCTCGGTTTCTGGCAGCAGCAACCGGGCGGAGACGCGGGCCGCTTCGGGGGACACTGGGTGACCGTCGCCGGTGTGGACCGGCAAAACGACACCACCCGGATCTCGTTCTCCGATCCTTATCAAGACCATGCGGAGCTGGGATTTCCCGGAAACGTTTGGAACGGCTGGCTGACCCCCCACGCTCCCATTCCGGGACACGGTTCGGCGGTTCACAACGATGCCGGCAACGTCTCGCATGACTGGTACGTGGTCGGCCCGTCGTACACTCCGGGCGGCCTCATCTCACCCCAAGACTACGGCCTGCAAACCGTGGTTGAAATGTGGCGGAACTTCGATCAGCTCAACTTCCCGCCCGGTCTCGAAGTATACCGCCGACCGTACATCCCCGGCGGATTCGTGCACACCGAGATCGAAATCGCCATCGTAATCTGCCCCAATTTCGACTACGGCGATCTGCTCGTAGACTACCCGACGATTGACATCGAATCGTGCGGCCCCGCCCATCCGCTCACCGACAAGGCGTGGTTAGGCGAGAGCATCAGCGCCGAAGTCAAGCCGCGGATTGATACCGCGGCCAATGTGTATAACCTGGACAATGCCGACGACGGCGTAACCTTCTTCGGCCTTCCCTGGTCTCCGGGACAGGTAGCCAATGTCAACGTGTGGGTGAGCACGGGGGCTCATTACCTCGGTGAGCCGCTCGTTCTCAATGCCTGGATGGACGGAAATCTCGACGGCGATTTCGACGACGGCCCCGCCGTTGAGGAAGATGACTTTTTGGTCTGGTCAGAGTGGATCATTCCGGATATGCCGATTCCGATGGCCGGTGTCTACAACGTCGCGTTCAACGTTCCGGGCGCGGTAACGTATCCCATCAGCACTTGGATCCGCTTCCGCCTGACCAGTCAGAACGTAAACCGGTTCGGCTACGGCGGCTACTGGGGCGGCGGCGTATCCAACGGCTTGGGAACCTATGATATTGACTGGACGCTGGGCGAGGTGGAGGACTACATCTATCCGCCTCCGCAACTCCACCCGATAGATGATCTGGTGATTCACGTCGGTGGAGTCGGCGGTCCCATCGAACTCTACTGGACCGCTCCCGAGATCGGCCTGTACTTCATCTACACTACCGAGAATCCGAACAATCACGGCGATCCACGGCATGAGAGCGGATGGAACTTGGAGGACACACTGTTTCTGGTCGCGGGACCGGCTTCCTGGACAACCCTCAACCTTGGCTTGACCGATCTCAAGTATTACGTGATTGTGTACGAGACTCCATAACGAGAAAATCCCACAGTCTCAGACGGAGATCAACGTTTGACACGACAAGTGGATGCAAGACGAAGTGACCATGCAGCAGACAAACCCGAACGCGGACGAATCCGCGAAGGAGGTATCATGCGCCTGATGAGGTTCCTTTTGCTCGGAGGCCTGATTCTTAGCCTCGCTGCTCTTTCCCCCGCCCTTGCCGACTGGATTGAAAAGGCGGGCTACATTGATTATGCACAGCACCAGGTCGGCGTGCCACCGATGGAGTGGCCGGTTGATGGTATGCCCGACTTCGATCAGAAGCAGGACGCGTGGCGGAACGCCAACAACCAATGGAACTGGTGCGGGCCGGTAGCCGCCGCCAACTGTCTGTGGTGGTTCGACTCGAAGTTCGAAACGATCAAATGTAAGTCTCTACCGGCCGGAACACTGATTCGGCCACCGACGATCAGTGACCACTACAGTCTGGTGTACAACTGCGTGGTCGGAGCCAACCTTGACGATCACGATCCGCCGAACGTAGTGCCGTGGATCACGCTTTTCGGCAACTCGCTGCCCGGTGGAATTCCTCCGGCCGGCGTGACCGCCCAGCAGATCAAGACCATGATCGAGAACTGGCTGGCCTCGGCGGCGGTGAATCTGGCTGGACACTACACCGTTAGGATCGTGAATGCACCGACCTGGGACTACATCTACCGGCAGGTGCAGATCAGCCAGGACGTGATTCTGCTGTTGGGATTCTGGCAGCGAGATCCCTCGAGCGGGCAATGGGGACGTTTCGGCGGACATTGGGTAACGGTGGCTGGCGTGGATACACAGGACGTAGACGAGATTTCCTACAGCGATCCCTGCGTGGACAATGCCGAGCTGGGGATGCCCGGCGTGGTGTGGAACGGATGGATTATTCCGCACGTGCCGATTCCCGGTCACGGCCCCGGTATCCACAATGATGCGGGCAACGTATCGCACGACCACTATCCGGTGCAAGGCTCGGGTTCGCCCGGCGGCGGAATCTCGCCCGGTAACTACGGACAGGAGTTCGACTATTCGGACTGGACGAATTTCCAGGGATTGAACAGACCCGCCCGGCTCGATGACTTTCAGTCGCAGTACAATCCCAACTGGCCGGTGCATACCGAAATCGAGGACATCGTGGTGGTCTGCCCGAACTTCGATTACGGAGATCTGCAGATTGACTACCCGACCATTGACATCGAGTCCTGCGGGCCGGCCCATCCCCTCACGGATAAGGCTTGGCTGGGCAACAATATCAGTTCCGAGATTCAACCGAGAATTGATACCGCCAACCAAGTTTACGATCAGGACATCTTTGATGACGGAGTGCAATTCGTGGGTCTGCCGTGGATAATCGGAACGAATGTGCAGGTAATCGTCCAGGTTACAACCGGACCGAGCTACGCCGGAGAACCGTTGTACTTGAGCGCATGGAAAGACGGCAACGTTGACGGGGACTTCGATGACGGTCCGAATAGTCCCGACTTCGATCCCGATGAAGATAACTGGCTCCAATGCACGGAGTGGGTGATTCAAGATGCTCTCGTGGCAGGCGCGGGAGTGTACACGTTCACTTTCTGTGACCCCGGCTTCGCAAACATCGAAATGTGGGATCTGCGAATCCGCGTCCGTCTGAGCAGTCAGCCGGTTGGCCGCTACGGCTACGGCGGTTACTGGGGCGGCGGAGTCTCCAACGGCCGCGGCACCTATGATATTGATTGGGTGCTGGGCGAAGTTGAGGATTACATCATTGATGATGGACAACAACTCGCGGTTGAGCTTCAGCGTTTTGATGCGGTGCCGGGGAACAGATGGGTGAACCTCCTCTGGACCACCGCCTCGGAGACCGACAATGCGTACTTCACGCTGGCTCGCCGCACCGGAACGAACGCGTGGAACGAGATCACGCGCGTGAACAGCCGCGGTAACAGCGCGAGCGCTCAGCATTACAGCTACATCGACGCGGACCTGCTCAACGACGTAACTTACGAGTATCGTCTGGCGGCAGTGGACATCTTCGGCCACACCGAGGTCCTCGCTCTGGAAAGCGCCACGCCGCGCGCCGAAGCCGTTCCGCTCGAGTACAGCCTCGCGCAGAATCATCCCAATCCCTTCAACGCCAAGACCGAGATCGAGTATTCGCTGCGGGAGAGCGGCCGCGTGACCTTGACCATCTACAACGCCACCGGACAGCTCGTGAAGACGCTGGTGGACGGCTACCAGTCTGCCGACCGCTACCGCGTTTCCTTCAACGCCGATGAACTCGCTTCGGGCATCTACCTCTACAAGCTCGAAGTCAACGACTTCACCTCGGTCAAGAAGATGGTGCTCTTGAAGTAACCACGTATCATACGATGTCTCCCACTCCTCCTCGGGAATGGGGGACACCTGTTCGTGTCCGTTCGATCTGCCCTGCTACAACGGGAGGAGGGTGGTTTGGGACGCAACGCAATTCTAAATCAATACACGAGATCTGCGGACTTGGAACCCGTGATTCTCGTCAAGTTCTTTTCGCTCGCGGAGGGGTGGACATCAGTCCACCCCTTTTCTCTGTGCAAACGTTTGCCCAATGTTGGGCAGTTTTCGGTAAACCAACCCAAGGAAAGGGGAACGATCATGAGATCGCAAATCGCATCTCTTGTCCTGCTGCTTATCGCAGTACCGTTAATTGCGGGAGTACCTGATACCGCGTGGACGCGAACGTATCCCGGACCGTATGGAACAAGCTTCTCGGATATGCTGCAAACCGAGGATGGCGGCTACATTCTTTGCGGTAACAAAAACTACGGTTCAGGATGGGGCGAAAACAACAGTTGGCTCGTGCGCACCAATGCCATTGGTGAAACACTCTGGACACGTACATGGGCAGTGGGTACTCTGGAGGAATTCAGAGCCATTGATAGAACGTCAGATGGCAATTTTATCCTTGCCGCCTACCACGATGTTGGAGTCTGGGCAACGGAGGAGACCGGGCTTATGAAGGTTTCGGCCAATGGCGACAGCTTGTGGTGTCGCAAATTTGATCTATTTCCCGGGCGCGATAACATAAACGATGTGGCATCGGCGTCCGATGGAGGATACTTTCTTATCGGTACTTGCGGCGGCAGTGTAGATGTCTGCGATCTTACTGTAGCCAAATTCGATGCCGCAGGAGCAGTAATCTGGACGCGACAGATTCATCGGGACATTCGGACCTGGGCTCAGTCCGTGGTTGCCATGCCCGATGGCGGCTGCGTGGTTGCCGGTGACGTAGGCCAAAGTTGGCCGTCTCCCGCACAGGCATTGCTGATGCGTATGAGTGCCAACGGTGATATTCAATGGGAGCGCACTTATGGCAGCGCCGATCGCGAGAGCTTTGGCGCTGTTCAGATTACCAGCGACGGGGGATTCATTATGGCTGGTGCCACACTGACGATGGGCACGCTAACCAGCGATATCTATTTAGTGAGAACCGATGCCTTGGGCAATCCCCTCTGGATTCGCTCCTATGGCACACCCCTTGGAGATCAAGCCAATACAGTATATCAAACACAGGATGGTGGCTTCATTACAGGTGGGCAAGGGGGCGCCATCTATGGCGGAGCGATCGGCTACTGGATTATCCGCATGAACGCAAACGGTGACCTGCTTTGGCAAACCCCCACTGACTACCCGTACGGATTCGCCGTGAGGGGCGTCCTGCAGACGGACGATCTTGGTTTCATGGCCTGCACTTATTATGGTGCATCTTTGGTGAAATACGAACCGGAACAGGCGTCGGCAGGCTATGTAACCCTTGTGTCTGCAGGTCCTCCAGATTGGGAGTATCGCTTGCATTGGCAGGAAGGCGACGTGGATCTACTCGTTTTCTCCAACTTATACCCTGGTACTCTTGGATCTGTTATAGGGGAGGCTGCTCTAACCGGCTGGGCAGCAACTTCAGGTAACAACTTTGTCATGTTCACTTCTCCGAATGCACTTTCTTCAGGTTCACTTTCCGGTTTCGTGCTATCATGTCCGACTCGCAGTGATCTCATCACGTGGGTAGCGGGGGACAGTAGCGGGTACGTGGACGGCCCCCTGCCCGTTGAACTGCTCTCGTTCACCGCACTCCCCGGCAACGGAAGCGTCACTCTCGAATGGAAAACCGCCAGCGAGACCGACAACGACTATTTCGAGATCCTGCGAAACGACGAAATCGCCGCTCGCATCTCCAGCCGGGGCAACACGGCCAGCGGGCACGAGTACTCCTGGACCGACGCAGGTCTGGAAAACGGTTCCATCTACGCCTACACCCTGATCGCGGTGGATCTGAACGGTGCGCGTGAAGAGCTGAGTACCATCGAGGCAACTCCCACGGAAAGCGACGCTTTGATCACCGAGTACGCATTGCAGCAGAACTTCCCCAACCCGTTCAACGCCAACACCGAGATCGAGTATTCGCTGCGGGAGAGCGGCCGCGTGACTTTGACCATCTACAACGCCACCGGACAGCTCGTGAAGACGCTGGTGGACGGCTACCAATCCGCCGATCGCTATCACGTATCCTTCAACGCCGGTGACCTGGCTTCGGGCATCTACCTCTACAAGCTCGAAGTCAACGACTTCACCGCCATCAAGAAAATGGTGCTGATGAAGTAACGATGAACGATGACTGCGGGGCGGCCTTTGGGGCCGCCCCGCTTCCTTGTTCCCCTAACTTTGGGATGCAAACTCTCTCTTTCCCGAAAAGAGAGGCATTCCCAATAGCCTTTTCCTAAATTCAATAATAATAAACTATCAGAAAGGGACATGGAGTTGATTTATTGCTTGGATTTGTATATTATTAAAGTTTGCAGGAATTATCGAACCAACCACGGCCCGTAAAGGAGGTGGACAGCTATTGCCGTTTGTCAAAGTACGCGAAAACGAGCCCTTTGATCGCGCGTTCCGGCGCTTCACCAAGGCTTGCGAGAAGAGCGGACTGATGGCGGAAATTCGCCGTCGCGGACGCTTTGAAAAGCCTTCCGAGATCAAGAAGCGCGAGCGCAACGCGGCCCGTCGCAAGCTGCGGAAATTGCATTATCTGAACAACCGCTGAGTCCACCTCGATCGCTCGAATTGACTGCCGCCTGAGCCCCACCAAGCTCAGGCGGTTTGCCATCCGGTCTCCCGCCCCCTCTTGCATATCCCCTGCGCAATGCTTAATTTGCCTGAAACTAAGCACCCGCCCCCACGGGGGCACGTTTCCCGAGACCGATCATGACCTTAGCCGACGTCGTCATCGTCCTCGTTCTCATCCTGTTTGCCATTTCCGGCCTCAAGCGCGGAGTGATCTGGGAGCTTTTGACCACCATCGGACTGGTGGCCAGCTTCGGACTGCTCTATTATTTCCGCGCGGAGATTCTTGAACTGGTGATCCGCATCACGCGGCCGGGCTGGGAGAGACAATGGGGCGGCATGCTGATCTTTCTGCTGTTCTTCGTGGTCGTGTACATCGGGTTTGCCCTGCTCGGCCGCCACCTCCACAATCTCATCAAGAATCCGGTTCTGAAGTTCCTCGATCACGGACTTGGACTGGTGGCGGGGATAGTCAAGGGAGCGATACTCATCGCACTGCTGGTGGCGGTCATTCAGTGGACGGACACCGGCGGGGGACGGCTCGGCAAGTTCGTCTGGGAATCGAAAATCATCCGCTGGGGGAAGGAGCTCGTCCACAACGTCATCCGCTGGGAATCGCCGGAAAACCGCAAGTGGGTAGAGGAATCGGCCACCGGTTTGTACTCGGACCGCCTCGATGTTTGATCGTCTGAAACGAGCCGTGCAAAGTTGTCCGGCAACCGAACGAACAGCCCGTCTCCTGTTCGACCGGCGCTTTCAGATGGCTCGAAGGAATCTGCGCGGAA
This window contains:
- the rpsU gene encoding 30S ribosomal protein S21, translating into MPFVKVRENEPFDRAFRRFTKACEKSGLMAEIRRRGRFEKPSEIKKRERNAARRKLRKLHYLNNR
- a CDS encoding T9SS type A sorting domain-containing protein, producing the protein MRFLLLGGLILSLAALSPALADWIEKAGYIDYAQHQVGVPPMEWPVDGMPDFDQKQDAWRNANNQWNWCGPVAAANCLWWFDSKFETIKCKSLPAGTLIRPPTISDHYSLVYNCVVGANLDDHDPPNVVPWITLFGNSLPGGIPPAGVTAQQIKTMIENWLASAAVNLAGHYTVRIVNAPTWDYIYRQVQISQDVILLLGFWQRDPSSGQWGRFGGHWVTVAGVDTQDVDEISYSDPCVDNAELGMPGVVWNGWIIPHVPIPGHGPGIHNDAGNVSHDHYPVQGSGSPGGGISPGNYGQEFDYSDWTNFQGLNRPARLDDFQSQYNPNWPVHTEIEDIVVVCPNFDYGDLQIDYPTIDIESCGPAHPLTDKAWLGNNISSEIQPRIDTANQVYDQDIFDDGVQFVGLPWIIGTNVQVIVQVTTGPSYAGEPLYLSAWKDGNVDGDFDDGPNSPDFDPDEDNWLQCTEWVIQDALVAGAGVYTFTFCDPGFANIEMWDLRIRVRLSSQPVGRYGYGGYWGGGVSNGRGTYDIDWVLGEVEDYIIDDGQQLAVELQRFDAVPGNRWVNLLWTTASETDNAYFTLARRTGTNAWNEITRVNSRGNSASAQHYSYIDADLLNDVTYEYRLAAVDIFGHTEVLALESATPRAEAVPLEYSLAQNHPNPFNAKTEIEYSLRESGRVTLTIYNATGQLVKTLVDGYQSADRYRVSFNADELASGIYLYKLEVNDFTSVKKMVLLK
- a CDS encoding Fe-Mn family superoxide dismutase, yielding MLFTPKDFGPGILDLEGISKKTVEEHLKLYNAYVNKSNEVMEKLAKVDLSTANQVFSDARALKVELSFAVGGMQNHEIYFSHLKRGGGEPKGELKKQIEKDFGSYEAFVKDLKASGLAGRGWAWTVWFPAASRLVNWVGDSQNTYLSWDLHPMLALDVYEHAYFLDYSVNRGAYIDAFVKNLDWDKIGANYDKARK
- a CDS encoding T9SS type A sorting domain-containing protein; this encodes MRSQIASLVLLLIAVPLIAGVPDTAWTRTYPGPYGTSFSDMLQTEDGGYILCGNKNYGSGWGENNSWLVRTNAIGETLWTRTWAVGTLEEFRAIDRTSDGNFILAAYHDVGVWATEETGLMKVSANGDSLWCRKFDLFPGRDNINDVASASDGGYFLIGTCGGSVDVCDLTVAKFDAAGAVIWTRQIHRDIRTWAQSVVAMPDGGCVVAGDVGQSWPSPAQALLMRMSANGDIQWERTYGSADRESFGAVQITSDGGFIMAGATLTMGTLTSDIYLVRTDALGNPLWIRSYGTPLGDQANTVYQTQDGGFITGGQGGAIYGGAIGYWIIRMNANGDLLWQTPTDYPYGFAVRGVLQTDDLGFMACTYYGASLVKYEPEQASAGYVTLVSAGPPDWEYRLHWQEGDVDLLVFSNLYPGTLGSVIGEAALTGWAATSGNNFVMFTSPNALSSGSLSGFVLSCPTRSDLITWVAGDSSGYVDGPLPVELLSFTALPGNGSVTLEWKTASETDNDYFEILRNDEIAARISSRGNTASGHEYSWTDAGLENGSIYAYTLIAVDLNGAREELSTIEATPTESDALITEYALQQNFPNPFNANTEIEYSLRESGRVTLTIYNATGQLVKTLVDGYQSADRYHVSFNAGDLASGIYLYKLEVNDFTAIKKMVLMK
- a CDS encoding tetratricopeptide repeat protein, whose amino-acid sequence is MVDRFWSNASTHAAAALSEGRYGDARAIYEVLLVFVEKQHGSTDLRAAGCHQGLGEALEGLGEMSQAERHLKRGLTILERRLGALHPITLRVTTGLGVFYRRNGQIPRAEMTLRKALHGWGQINSAPDLDVCETLDQMSKLYMQIGQVREAERFADKSALIRQRAAAHSAEQMLKALLDFAERQSHKRNHEETENLLKEALAITDSMRKPNNLQAAEILTWLGCLAMTAFRFEEAVSHFERTLCILCGNLGDQDKTVAGTLRLLGSAYWMTGQGQRGATCYEEALETAKRICGERSAMVAADLHKLALIYLSIGDLAKAEEKMMAALALREELHGRQHLNVVAVLKDLADIRSAQSRAQEAGELLIRVRDTLRSASEAARTGAPIAT
- a CDS encoding CvpA family protein, translating into MTLADVVIVLVLILFAISGLKRGVIWELLTTIGLVASFGLLYYFRAEILELVIRITRPGWERQWGGMLIFLLFFVVVYIGFALLGRHLHNLIKNPVLKFLDHGLGLVAGIVKGAILIALLVAVIQWTDTGGGRLGKFVWESKIIRWGKELVHNVIRWESPENRKWVEESATGLYSDRLDV
- a CDS encoding tetratricopeptide repeat protein, with protein sequence MTEARRALAEERNHDAQALFTILLDFAFKHYGPTDPRVGMSHQGLGEAYEATGREADAEKHYKCALSCFEKKPGAQHPQTLGLIAALGGFYRRTGSHSQAEMLLQKAIHGLEQIPGPPSEELINALSQLAGLYCETKRKSEAEPILERVVALREGALTRDRSESVKALSEFADQQMQRRNYCEAQLLLEEALSVVEQTLGETHGEAAELLERIGRAAIAGFRHDEALPFIEKLVVVQRANFGERSDEMAAALRLLGSASYGAGKQAEAIGIYERVLEISKAIHGPASLPVASDLHKLSLLYASPGTYAKAASCAEQALKLREKHQGVHHLEVISLMKDLADIYANSGQQDIAEEIELKARDRLRNVQLSTAPSSADPATPADSDPLVSKTAVKAG